The Deltaproteobacteria bacterium genome includes the window ACCCTTTTCCACCTATTTGACGAGGGGGAGCTTGAAAAGATCGCCCACTTTTTCCGGTCTGAGATATATCCCGCCGGTGAGGTCATATTCAAGGAGGGTGACCCGGGGGATTTTGTCGGCCTCATAACGAGTGGGAGCGTCGAGGTGAAAAAGGTGTCCGATTTCCCGGGGAAATATATCGTTCTTGCACAGCTGAAAAGTGGCTCCATCATCGGAGAGTTCGCCATGCTCGATGAGCATCCCCGCTCGGCAACGGTCGTTGCCATCGAGGACACGGAGATAATCACCCTCAGCCGGGATTCACTAGAGGCATTTTTTGCACAGTATCCGGCGATAGGGATCAAGTTGCTGAAGGGAATCAGCAGGATATTAACCATACGGCTGCGGCAGTCAGCCAAAAGATTGACGCTCATATTTTAGCCCGTTCCCGATATGGGCCGGTTCGAAATGCGGAATGTTTTTTTGCGGTCGTTTGGCAAAAAGCTTTCGCACAGGGCATTAAAGACGACGCTGAAATCACCGATATAGGTAGTACGAAAATGTGCGGGAATCCAAACCGCATCTATTCGTGAGGGACAAGAAAACACGATATAAAGAGGTCGATATGATTGGCAAAATGAGAAGAAGCGGTCATTTCGTCATCGTCGCCATCATGATGGCTGCAGCCATCACGGCTGTTTCGTCCATTCGGCAGGAAGCCCTCGCATCGATGATCTCNNNNNNNNNNNNNNNNNNNNNNNNNNNNNNNNNNNNNNNNNNNNNNNNNNNNNNNNNNNNNNNNNNNNNNNNGTTCTCGCCCTGATCGTGGTTCTCATCATCAAGCTGCTCGACAAGGAAATAGTCATAAAATGAGGCGGGAATCATTCGCAACAGGCTCACAGCATTTCTCATCCTGACCCTGTCTATGGGTCTTGCCTGTTCCCGGCCCATAACGAACCGGGTCGGGTGCGGCCCCGCCCTGCTCCCCCGAAATGTGCTGGACGTCGAGCCACTCTACCAGAGGGTTTTTGGATGCGGCCCCGCTGCCCTGACGATGGTTCTCAACTATCACGGGATAGATATCTCCCTCGATGCGGCCACGGAAGAACTCTACAGCGAGTCGCTCAAGGGAACCCTGATAACGGACATGAGAAAACTCGCCTCACGCTACTTCCCTTCCGCCCGCATCGAAAAAAGCACCCCCTGCGCTGTCATGATGGCAGTGTCACGTGGCAACCCGGTGATTCTGTTCGTCGACCTGGGAACGGGCCCCATCTCGTCTCCCCACTATGTCGTTGTCGTCGGTTATGACATTGACAGGCAGGAGCTGGTCTATCACAATGGTTTTTCAAAATTCGTCACGGCTCCTATCGAGGAGATCAATGAAAAGTGGAAGAAAACGGGATTCCTCGCACTCTACGTCGCACCCGATAAAAGGGGGACTTCTTTCCCTTCTCACAGTCCTGTTCACCGCGTGCAGCGGCCACGGGATCTACATCGTCCATGACCCGTTGAGTGCCGGTGAACACAACGACCTTGCGGTTGCATACGAGGAGCGCGGGGAATATGACCTCGCAATCGACCATCTGAACAGGGCTATCAGGAAAGACCCCGGGAATCCCCTCTTTTTCACCAACAGGGGAAATGTGCTGCTCAAACGGGGAGATGAAGAAAAGGCCCTGGAAGACTTCGAGAAAGCGATCGAAATCGACCACGATTACCTGGATGCCATCAACAACCTCTGTTTCGTCCGGGCATCCAGGGGCCGTTCCCTTCACTCCTGCCCGGAACTCATCCGTGAGCAGCTCGAGAATAGGAGGGAACTGCCCTGGCAGTTTCTCGATACGGCAGGCCTGGTCCTTAAAAGCATGGACGCACCGGGTAGGGCAATAGAGACCTATCGGGAAGCCATCTCCCGCTGTGCCGGGTGCAGTAAAGAGCAGCTCGCCTGGCTCGAACGGAGGGTAAAAAGCCTCGAGGACAGATACCCG containing:
- a CDS encoding cyclic nucleotide-binding domain-containing protein, encoding TLFHLFDEGELEKIAHFFRSEIYPAGEVIFKEGDPGDFVGLITSGSVEVKKVSDFPGKYIVLAQLKSGSIIGEFAMLDEHPRSATVVAIEDTEIITLSRDSLEAFFAQYPAIGIKLLKGISRILTIRLRQSAKRLTLIF
- a CDS encoding tetratricopeptide repeat protein — its product is MSAGEHNDLAVAYEERGEYDLAIDHLNRAIRKDPGNPLFFTNRGNVLLKRGDEEKALEDFEKAIEIDHDYLDAINNLCFVRASRGRSLHSCPELIREQLENRRELPWQFLDTAGLVLKSMDAPGRAIETYREAISRCAGCSKEQLAWLERRVKSLEDRYPK